DNA sequence from the Eulemur rufifrons isolate Redbay chromosome 6, OSU_ERuf_1, whole genome shotgun sequence genome:
ACCCCCGAATTCCAGCGGGGCCCGGGGACCCTGAGGAGGGGCCATGGTCTCTGCTCTGCCGGAGAGTGGGAGCTCACAAAAGTCGGTCAAGGAAACACAGACCGCCCCATCCCCTAGGAGATGGGCTGGGCGATGCAGACGATCCGGCCCGCTGAGCCTGCACCTGTCTCGACGCTGAGCTCGGACAGTAACCGCTCTTGTCCGAAGGGCTTTAAATAGGCCCGCCCCCGGCCCATCCTGGGCCCAGCGCACCAGCCAATCGGCTCTCAGGGGCGGACCCGACGCGGTCGCCTCAGGAGGCACCTCAACCTCAAAACCCCACCCCCGGCAAGTCCCGCCCAACAAGCAAGAGGGAGGCGGAGGCCACACACGTTTATTAGGCGGGTCCTGACACCTGCGGGGGCTGGAAATGACCACCAGGGCCAAGACCAGAGCATGGGCAGGCTAGACGCCAGCGTAGGCCTGCGCACAGCAGCTGCTGGGCCTAGCCGCGCTCGCAGATGACCTCGACCACACTGGGCTCCATTGGCACTGGGTCGGGGCAGCGAAGGGCAGCTGAGGCCACCACTTCGTCCAGCAGCAGGTGTACGAGCTCCTCGTCAGCCACAAAGCGCCACAGGTAGAGCTGCAAAAAGTGGCAGTCCACTTGCACCTGCTGCAACCCAAAGCGCCCAAAGGTGCGCAACCGGACACACTCTAGCAACGTCTTCAGGCTGATCTTGATGATACCAGTCAGCACGGACACCTGCAGGCAAGAACACAGGGATGCAGCTCAGTGacaggtgttgggggaggggcacCCACGTTCTGAACAAGGGCCAGAGAGACATAAGATGCCAGTAGCTGGAACGAGGCAGAAAGTCCCGGGGCCCAGGTAAGATGAGAGCGATACAATGTTAGCTCCATCACTGGGGGACAAGTAGAGTCCAGCAATcagaggcagagatggaaaaGCATTACTGAATCAGAGGGAGAACACCAGATCCCTGAgcttgggctgggctggggcagaaaCCATGGTGTGAATAGGCATCCTTGGGGAGGACCCAGGGCTACTATGGGGACAAGGACCAGGGCAAAGAGACATACTAGGTTAGCCCCCAGACCCAGGCTGGGCACACACCAAGATCAAGGCTGTGGAATGGCGGTGTTGGGGCTCTGGACTACTTAAAAACAGCCCTAGAGGCAGAGACAGGGGTGTCAGGGTCACCCCTAGTTGGACACAGACAGGGTCCTAGGGCTCCTTGCACTGGTGTGGGGCTGCTCCAGCCAACCTTCCCCGGGTCTGGGTCACTGGGGACTTTGGACCTTGTTGAACTCCACAGGGCTGAACACATCAATACGTTCAGAGAATAGCTTCTGGATGTTGCTCAAGAGGTTGGTGTCCATTGGGGCACTGGATGGGAAGAGACAAGGAATCAGAGCCCACCCTGCACCCTCGTCCTCTTTGCTCCATTCTCTCTGGGGTTGGAGCCAGACCTGGGTGTATAGCTGGGTGCATAGCGGCCCTGCTGCCGAGAGCTGCTGTACACGGAGAAGGTCCTCTTGCTGGAGTCGCTGCTCTGGGCCTTGCGAACACCCTCTTCATACAGGAGCCCCACCTGGTGGTGAAAGGCGGTACTGCAAGGAGGCCAGAGAATGGGGAACCTCCAGCCCACCAGGTGCTGAGGATGCTCTAAGTTACCTACTCATTTGTTACAAGAATCACAGGACAGTGACCACAGGGCCGGGTATCTAGTTGGTACATGGTCACTACTTATAGAACCAGtggagtggggcaaaggcaggaCACAATCTGAGGCCCAATCTTTAACACAAGCCCTGCTCCGACTTCCTAAGTGACCCTGAACCTCAGCTTCCCATAGGTGAAATGGGGGTAATGATGCCACGATCCAGGGCTGAGGAGGAACAAGGCCATGGATACAGGCACCGCTGGCCCCTGTTGTCTCATTCCTCAGAGGGTTgtcccccagcacccccagcctgggcagcacctgCACGTCAATGGCCGTGGTGTCCTCTACCACCCGCTTCATGACGGCACGCACGTTCCGGGGCTCCAGGGTACTGAGCCAGTCCCGGGTCTCCACACTCTTGCGCAGCATCTGCGATATGACCAGGCCCTGTACCTTCACGTAGTGGGTCAGCAGTCGCCGTGCTGTCTCCCTGGCCTCTGCACACAGTGTGCTCACGGGCGTCACTGGAGACTGGTCCTgagccagggaggcagaggacagggaGTGGGTACAGAGGGCAGCTCAGGAGCCACTGCCACCAGTAGTTGGACACAGACCAGGCAAGGGAGAGGCTGGGTGGGCACAGGCAGCTGGTCTGGGTCTGGCCGTGAGGGAACTGTCCAGCCTCCTGCGTTCCCAGCACCACTGTCCCCTTCCCCCCATGCGCTGGCAGTTCACCTGCACCAGAAATTGTTCATCAGTGAGAGTGAGGATGTAGGAGATGGTGGCTGTCTCATAGTCTAGGCAGAGGCGGGAGAGCAGCAGGAGCAGGGCAGGTGGCGTGGCACCCCCCTTCTCCCCAGGGCTGTCACAGAAGCTCTGAGCTGTCTGGCACATGGAGCGGATGAAACCCACGATGAGGCCCTCACGGACGCCCTGGCTGCAGAATTCACCCTGTGAGGAAGAAGGGCCCAGATGCACTACAGGTCCCGTCTTCCAGGCAGGGGATGCTCCTGAGCCTCTGCTGAAGCCCCCAgtgccccagcccctctccaaGGGACAGCAGCATCCTGCATTCCAAGCACCCCAGAGCAGCTCACTTGCTTGGGGACAGGGGAAAGCCAACCCTGGGGACCCTGCCACCCTCCCACTCTCAGCCCAGCAGCAGAAGCCCCCAgagccttccccaccctcccgGCTGTGCCTCAAGAGAACCCAAAACCACAACCAGAGTGCCAGGGAATGATTGTGTGCCCAGGTAACCTGTCCCCAGTTCCCCAAGTGCTGGCAAAAGGGCATTGGAGGGCCAACCAGCAGGATGAATATGGGGAGGGAAGGCCGTACCCGGAAGTAGGGCTTGTTGGAGAAGGACACCTCCTTGGCGGTGAAGAGGTGCACTGCGGCCAAAGACGCTTTGATGTGGCTCAGGATGGAGCTGGCCACATTGGCCAGCAACTCGGCCAGGCCTGGGCCCTCCTTCCCAGCCAAGCGAGGCGCAGCCAGAGCCTGGCGCACATCAGTCAGGCAACCCAGGAAAGCTGCCTGTAGGCCCTGCAGGTGGTAGCCCAGGCGCTCACGGGCCACTCGCTCCACGATTTCCGTGGCAGCCTCAGCGAGCCCGGCAGCCGCCAGCAGGGCCCCAGGAGCCCGCAGGCGCCGGTGGAAGCGGTCCAGCGCCCGCACCAGCAGCGAGTTGTCACCACCACCCTGCTCCTGTGCCAGCCGGCGCTCCACCAGCGCGAAATAGCGGCCGCCCAACTCCCGGGCAAAGGCTGCCAATTTCTCGGCAccagcagggccctgggcagCAAACAGCTCCTGGTAGGCCGCTGCCACCTGGCAGAGGCCGCCCACGAAGCCACTGCCGCCATGGTCTGTGAACTCTAACACATCGGGAGCCGGAGGAGAGGGCCCCAGTTCGGCCTCCAGGCTTCTCAGTTCCTCCTCCAGCCGCCCACGGGCGTGCGCCAGGAACTCCTCGCACAGCTCTTCCGCTGGCTCGCCCAGGGCCAGCAGCAGCTCCACGCACTCAGCCTGCTCAGGGGCGCCTGAGCCGCCCTCCCTACAGGGAGCGAGATCACAGtgaagggcagggccagggccaccgGTGGGTGGGCGGGAGACGGGAAAGCAAAGCGTGGGACGGGACAACAGCTCCAGAAAGGcccagggctgggcgcagtgagGGCCGAGGGCCACACCTGAAGCGCTGCCGCAGCTGCTGAACCAGGCGGGCCGTGATGACCTGGCAGTCGTCCTGGATGGCGCGGAACGAGGGCAGGTGCTGGTACTGTTGCAGCACGGCCTGCGCGCGGCCCTGGTAGCGCACTGCCTGCCCGTAGGCGCCCAGCTCCACGCACTTGGTGAGGCGCGAAGGCAGCTCGAAAAGGAACTGCAGCTTCCGCAGCAGCGCGTGGACCCCTGCGGACCAGGATGTGGTTATCCCCAGACCCCGAGGGTGGCCCACCGGAGGGGAAGCCCCGCTTGCTCTGCGGCGCCCACCTGCCAGCTTCGTGATGCGCTCGTGGCGGTCCTGCAGTGTGGCGCTAATGCGCGCGCTGAAGTCCGTGATGACGGCCATGTTGGTGGCCAGCCGGTCCATTTCGTCCTCCATCTTCCGGAAATCGTTCTTCATCTTCCGGATGGTGTCTGGGCGGGCAAGGgtcagagagagggaaaaggagatgaCGAGGGGCAGGCGTACCCTCAGCTTGAGACATGGAACAAAATCTCTCTTACACCCCCTTCCCCAACGTGCCTGAGCCCGCTTTTCAGCGTCGCATTGATGCTTCAGAGCCAGACGGCTGCCAGGGTTGGGGTCACAGCACAAATGGGGGTCGTTATGTCAGTGCAGCAGGAGTTTTCACCCACACCCCCTCTGTGTGCTCCTAGCCCTGGTGCCCAAGGGacacggcgggggcgggggacGGAGGTGGGGGTGATCCTCAGTGTCTGCCCTCAGAAGATGCCCGCATCTGAAGGAGGTCCCACAGCACTTAGCACTAGCTGAAacagctttccttttctttattttaattttttccctgctCTCCCTTTAAGAAagagtgtatgtatatacatatgtatttttccacatccttttctttatggtcttgctctgttgcctaggttagagtgcagtggtctgatcatggctcactacaacctcaaactccagggcttaagtgatcctcctgcctcagcctcccaagtagctggga
Encoded proteins:
- the VPS51 gene encoding vacuolar protein sorting-associated protein 51 homolog isoform X2, with the translated sequence MDSETDMVRQIRALDSDMQTLVYENYNKFISATDTIRKMKNDFRKMEDEMDRLATNMAVITDFSARISATLQDRHERITKLAGVHALLRKLQFLFELPSRLTKCVELGAYGQAVRYQGRAQAVLQQYQHLPSFRAIQDDCQVITARLVQQLRQRFREGGSGAPEQAECVELLLALGEPAEELCEEFLAHARGRLEEELRSLEAELGPSPPAPDVLEFTDHGGSGFVGGLCQVAAAYQELFAAQGPAGAEKLAAFARELGGRYFALVERRLAQEQGGGDNSLLVRALDRFHRRLRAPGALLAAAGLAEAATEIVERVARERLGYHLQGLQAAFLGCLTDVRQALAAPRLAGKEGPGLAELLANVASSILSHIKASLAAVHLFTAKEVSFSNKPYFRGEFCSQGVREGLIVGFIRSMCQTAQSFCDSPGEKGGATPPALLLLLSRLCLDYETATISYILTLTDEQFLVQDQSPVTPVSTLCAEARETARRLLTHYVKVQGLVISQMLRKSVETRDWLSTLEPRNVRAVMKRVVEDTTAIDVQVGLLYEEGVRKAQSSDSSKRTFSVYSSSRQQGRYAPSYTPSAPMDTNLLSNIQKLFSERIDVFSPVEFNKVSVLTGIIKISLKTLLECVRLRTFGRFGLQQVQVDCHFLQLYLWRFVADEELVHLLLDEVVASAALRCPDPVPMEPSVVEVICERG
- the VPS51 gene encoding vacuolar protein sorting-associated protein 51 homolog isoform X1; protein product: MAAGPGHGSGPGDSPEGPEAEAPERRRKAHGMLKLYYGLSEGEAAGRPVGTDPLDPTDLNGAHFDPEVYLDKLRRECPLAQLMDSETDMVRQIRALDSDMQTLVYENYNKFISATDTIRKMKNDFRKMEDEMDRLATNMAVITDFSARISATLQDRHERITKLAGVHALLRKLQFLFELPSRLTKCVELGAYGQAVRYQGRAQAVLQQYQHLPSFRAIQDDCQVITARLVQQLRQRFREGGSGAPEQAECVELLLALGEPAEELCEEFLAHARGRLEEELRSLEAELGPSPPAPDVLEFTDHGGSGFVGGLCQVAAAYQELFAAQGPAGAEKLAAFARELGGRYFALVERRLAQEQGGGDNSLLVRALDRFHRRLRAPGALLAAAGLAEAATEIVERVARERLGYHLQGLQAAFLGCLTDVRQALAAPRLAGKEGPGLAELLANVASSILSHIKASLAAVHLFTAKEVSFSNKPYFRGEFCSQGVREGLIVGFIRSMCQTAQSFCDSPGEKGGATPPALLLLLSRLCLDYETATISYILTLTDEQFLVQDQSPVTPVSTLCAEARETARRLLTHYVKVQGLVISQMLRKSVETRDWLSTLEPRNVRAVMKRVVEDTTAIDVQVGLLYEEGVRKAQSSDSSKRTFSVYSSSRQQGRYAPSYTPSAPMDTNLLSNIQKLFSERIDVFSPVEFNKVSVLTGIIKISLKTLLECVRLRTFGRFGLQQVQVDCHFLQLYLWRFVADEELVHLLLDEVVASAALRCPDPVPMEPSVVEVICERG